In Pedobacter sp. SL55, the following proteins share a genomic window:
- a CDS encoding DUF2007 domain-containing protein — MSDKIIVYNAFYNPIEANIVKAKLKDAGIPCFLTDENVATINPLFNQAIGGVKLNVFEKDVAQISALLADDLELEVPEMDVEKEADKVTCENCGSTNVSYGLATKNKHSWWVAVLSILMAIYPFKANKCYHCYKCGHEFN; from the coding sequence ATGAGCGATAAAATTATAGTCTACAATGCTTTTTATAATCCAATTGAAGCCAATATCGTTAAAGCGAAGTTGAAAGATGCTGGCATTCCTTGTTTTTTAACAGATGAAAATGTAGCAACCATCAATCCGCTTTTTAACCAAGCGATAGGAGGTGTTAAGCTGAATGTTTTTGAAAAAGACGTAGCACAAATTAGTGCTTTACTGGCAGATGATTTGGAACTAGAAGTTCCAGAAATGGATGTTGAAAAAGAAGCGGATAAAGTAACTTGTGAGAATTGCGGATCTACCAATGTAAGCTATGGTTTAGCAACTAAAAATAAGCATAGTTGGTGGGTGGCTGTGCTCTCTATTTTAATGGCTATCTATCCTTTTAAAGCAAATAAGTGTTATCATTGTTATAAGTGTGGACACGAATTTAATTAG
- a CDS encoding GH1 family beta-glucosidase: MQSSHFGKDFLWGVATAAAQIEGAANAYGKGPSIWDTFSKRSGKIKKGHQPTEACDFYHRYKEDIALVKTLGFTVFRFSISWSRIFPLGDGAVNKEGVAFYHNVIDECLKLDLIPMVTLYHWDLPEALSKEGGWTAFGINAWFNDYVSFCAKEYGAKVKQWIVINEPFGFTSLGYMLGVHAPGQTGVHNFFEAALHTAIAQADGAKILRGEVKGAVIGTAFSCSEIVPYTQSAPDLLAAKRTDALMNRFFLEPVLGLGFPTANWEVLEKFAISHSTWRYQERMKFDFDFIGIQNYFPLVIRYNAFIPVVQAWEVKAKNRRAPHTAMGWEVNADSFYRIIRQFAAYPQVKNIMVTENGAYFQDHLVDGKINDQARIDYFKAYLAAMLKAKNDGVNITGYLAWTLLDNFEWAEGYQARFGIVYNDFKTQQRTIKQSGYWWQEFLSR, encoded by the coding sequence ATGCAAAGCAGCCATTTTGGTAAGGATTTTTTATGGGGTGTGGCCACTGCTGCTGCACAAATAGAAGGTGCGGCCAATGCTTATGGTAAAGGCCCAAGTATTTGGGATACTTTTTCCAAACGTTCAGGCAAAATCAAGAAGGGGCACCAACCAACCGAAGCTTGTGATTTCTATCATCGCTACAAAGAAGACATTGCCTTAGTCAAAACTTTGGGCTTTACCGTTTTTCGCTTTTCCATTTCTTGGTCGCGAATATTTCCATTGGGCGATGGTGCGGTAAATAAAGAAGGTGTTGCATTTTATCATAACGTGATAGACGAATGTCTAAAGTTAGATCTAATTCCAATGGTAACGCTTTATCATTGGGATTTACCCGAAGCTTTATCTAAAGAAGGCGGCTGGACTGCCTTTGGTATCAACGCTTGGTTTAATGATTATGTGAGTTTTTGCGCAAAAGAGTATGGCGCTAAAGTAAAACAATGGATCGTAATTAATGAACCGTTTGGGTTTACTTCTTTAGGCTATATGTTGGGCGTTCATGCGCCAGGGCAAACTGGAGTACACAATTTTTTCGAAGCGGCTTTGCATACCGCAATAGCGCAAGCCGATGGAGCTAAAATATTAAGAGGCGAAGTTAAAGGCGCTGTTATCGGAACTGCTTTTTCTTGCTCAGAGATAGTGCCGTATACGCAGTCTGCCCCAGATTTGTTGGCAGCCAAACGCACAGATGCCTTAATGAACCGTTTTTTTCTTGAGCCTGTTTTAGGCTTAGGTTTTCCCACTGCCAATTGGGAAGTATTGGAGAAATTTGCAATTAGCCACTCTACCTGGCGTTACCAAGAGCGTATGAAGTTTGATTTTGACTTTATAGGTATCCAAAATTATTTTCCTTTAGTGATTAGGTACAACGCTTTTATACCCGTGGTGCAAGCTTGGGAAGTGAAGGCTAAAAATAGAAGAGCACCTCATACGGCAATGGGCTGGGAAGTAAATGCGGATAGTTTTTATCGTATTATTAGACAGTTTGCTGCATATCCACAGGTAAAAAACATCATGGTTACCGAAAATGGTGCTTATTTTCAAGACCATTTGGTTGATGGTAAAATTAACGATCAAGCAAGAATTGACTATTTTAAAGCTTATTTGGCAGCCATGCTAAAAGCTAAAAATGACGGGGTAAATATCACTGGTTATTTGGCTTGGACTTTATTGGATAATTTTGAATGGGCAGAAGGTTATCAGGCTCGTTTCGGTATTGTCTATAATGATTTCAAAACACAACAACGTACTATCAAACAATCTGGTTATTGGTGGCAAGAATTTTTATCGCGGTAA
- a CDS encoding MutS-related protein, giving the protein MLNTELNRLKTYEQSAKEQHAEIAVLKKKVDQLSFVRVALLLVEIGFFVGLVSSEGNTANAIWSVLLLLPIFTFAAVVRRQNKLEKKYKFHQNLLWVFENEIILLQGKTNGYDDGTAFEDESHPYLSDLDIFGKSSLYALINRGASKIGVEELARHLATVNNRKIIEERQEAIKELNDHIDTTFAFRANLKGHEVTRIEEIKQKLGSQLLSQVAFTSNNLLKFYVKLVPYLMLVLFLTGLIFGGTFWSIFGLMAFANAMLTFFYSKQITTVYYGFSGSSGLLSSYADAIEWTEQRVWKSKYIKKLFHSDEKVSAHIKMLAKIIVEFDARLNFLLYAVLNFFLLWDLKCCIKLGNWSRSVSDQVAQGLDRIGYFEELISFATLNYNHPDWVFPTISENFSLKADELGHPLIATQKRVNNSFSFSEAPTVDIITGSNMAGKSTFLRTVGINMVLAYAGAPVCAKRMDLSIFRLLTYMRIKDNLIEKSISTFKAELNRLKMILSEVEQYPNAFVLIDEMLRGTNSKDKFDGSKAFIEKLIKIGTPTLFATHDLQLSELEQVHPNKVRNFHFDIQLVANEMEFDYLIKQGPCTKFNAAILLKQIGLGNPLAP; this is encoded by the coding sequence ATGTTAAATACCGAGCTAAATAGATTAAAAACATACGAGCAATCAGCAAAAGAGCAGCATGCCGAAATCGCTGTGTTGAAGAAAAAAGTAGATCAACTTTCTTTTGTTCGTGTCGCTTTGTTATTGGTAGAAATTGGATTTTTTGTGGGCTTAGTAAGCTCTGAAGGAAATACTGCAAATGCCATTTGGTCTGTGTTGTTACTATTGCCAATTTTTACTTTCGCTGCGGTAGTTAGAAGGCAAAATAAACTAGAAAAGAAATACAAGTTTCACCAGAATTTGCTATGGGTTTTCGAAAATGAGATTATTTTACTACAAGGGAAAACCAATGGATATGATGATGGAACTGCCTTTGAAGATGAAAGTCATCCTTACCTTTCAGATTTGGATATTTTCGGAAAGTCGTCGCTTTATGCGTTGATTAACAGAGGTGCTTCGAAAATTGGTGTAGAAGAATTAGCAAGGCACCTGGCTACAGTTAATAATCGCAAGATTATTGAAGAACGTCAGGAAGCAATTAAGGAACTAAACGATCATATAGATACTACGTTTGCTTTTAGGGCGAACTTAAAAGGACATGAAGTAACCAGGATCGAAGAAATTAAACAAAAATTAGGAAGCCAATTGTTAAGTCAGGTTGCTTTTACCTCAAATAACTTGCTCAAGTTTTATGTGAAGTTAGTGCCTTATTTAATGTTGGTTTTGTTTTTAACAGGGTTGATTTTTGGCGGTACTTTTTGGAGCATTTTCGGCTTAATGGCTTTTGCTAATGCAATGTTAACTTTCTTTTATTCTAAGCAAATCACAACAGTTTACTACGGATTTAGTGGCAGTTCGGGGCTGTTAAGTAGCTACGCAGATGCCATTGAATGGACAGAGCAACGTGTTTGGAAAAGTAAGTACATAAAAAAGTTATTTCATTCGGATGAGAAAGTAAGTGCACACATTAAGATGCTGGCAAAAATCATTGTCGAGTTCGATGCTCGGTTGAATTTCCTGTTGTACGCTGTACTCAATTTCTTTCTGTTATGGGATTTAAAATGTTGTATTAAACTGGGAAATTGGAGTAGAAGTGTAAGCGATCAGGTGGCTCAAGGTTTAGATCGTATCGGTTATTTTGAAGAATTGATTTCTTTTGCAACGCTGAATTACAACCATCCAGATTGGGTGTTTCCAACTATCAGCGAGAATTTTTCTTTAAAAGCTGACGAATTAGGACATCCTTTAATCGCAACTCAAAAGCGAGTGAATAACAGCTTTAGTTTTAGTGAAGCGCCAACAGTAGATATCATTACGGGTTCTAACATGGCTGGCAAAAGTACGTTTCTTCGTACGGTTGGCATTAACATGGTATTGGCTTATGCAGGTGCGCCAGTTTGCGCAAAGCGGATGGATTTATCTATTTTCCGCTTGTTAACTTACATGCGTATCAAAGATAATTTGATTGAAAAAAGCATTTCTACCTTTAAAGCAGAGCTTAACCGCTTAAAAATGATTTTGAGCGAAGTAGAACAATATCCCAATGCTTTTGTATTGATTGATGAAATGCTACGGGGAACAAATAGTAAAGATAAGTTTGACGGCTCAAAAGCCTTCATCGAAAAACTGATTAAAATCGGAACGCCAACTTTATTCGCTACCCACGATCTACAACTTTCAGAATTGGAGCAAGTGCATCCAAATAAGGTACGTAATTTCCATTTTGATATTCAGTTGGTAGCAAACGAAATGGAGTTCGATTACCTGATTAAACAAGGGCCTTGTACCAAATTTAATGCAGCGATATTGCTGAAACAGATTGGTTTGGGTAACCCCCTAGCCCCCTAA
- the rlmH gene encoding 23S rRNA (pseudouridine(1915)-N(3))-methyltransferase RlmH: MKITLIAIGKTEDKYLIDGIDKYLGRLKHYINFNMVIIPDVKNTKNLSEAQQKTKEAELLLKQLNNSDVVVLLDEKGKKYTSVQFSAYINKQMVGSVQNLVFIIGGPYGFDESIYKRSNSSISLSDMTFSHQMVRLFFVEQLYRAFTILKNEPYHHE; encoded by the coding sequence ATGAAGATTACCTTAATTGCCATAGGGAAAACGGAAGATAAATATTTGATTGATGGCATTGATAAGTATTTAGGTCGCTTGAAACATTACATCAACTTCAACATGGTAATTATTCCAGATGTAAAAAACACAAAAAACCTCAGCGAAGCACAACAAAAAACAAAAGAAGCAGAATTGTTACTTAAGCAACTGAACAATAGTGATGTTGTTGTGTTATTAGATGAAAAAGGTAAGAAATACACTTCAGTTCAGTTTTCGGCTTACATTAATAAGCAGATGGTTGGCAGTGTACAAAACTTGGTTTTCATTATTGGCGGCCCCTATGGTTTTGATGAAAGCATTTACAAAAGATCAAACAGTAGCATTTCGCTGTCAGACATGACTTTTTCCCATCAAATGGTACGTTTGTTTTTTGTGGAGCAGCTTTACCGGGCTTTTACGATTTTGAAAAACGAACCTTACCACCACGAATAA
- a CDS encoding DUF5606 domain-containing protein, which yields MNLRGIVSVSGRPGLFKLIGQNKAGYVLESLDEQKLKIVANLSNTKLASLEDITIYGEDEELKLTDVLANIAATKTAVPDVKADGNTLRKFFLEVAPNHDQEKVYASDMKKILSWYNFLKDMPLFTEAAPGTEEDAPKVEDKVEAKPKAAPKAKAAKAPTAKTSAPAKKATMPAKRGA from the coding sequence ATGAATTTAAGAGGAATTGTATCTGTTTCGGGCAGACCAGGCTTGTTCAAATTAATCGGACAAAATAAAGCTGGCTATGTTTTAGAAAGTCTTGATGAGCAAAAGTTGAAAATTGTTGCTAATCTTTCTAATACCAAATTAGCTTCTTTAGAAGATATTACCATTTACGGAGAAGACGAAGAATTGAAATTAACCGACGTTTTAGCAAACATAGCAGCTACTAAAACCGCTGTTCCAGATGTTAAAGCTGATGGAAATACCTTGAGAAAATTCTTCTTAGAAGTTGCTCCAAACCACGATCAAGAGAAAGTTTATGCTTCTGATATGAAGAAAATTCTATCTTGGTACAACTTCTTAAAAGATATGCCTTTGTTTACTGAAGCTGCTCCTGGAACAGAAGAAGATGCACCTAAGGTAGAAGATAAAGTTGAAGCTAAGCCAAAAGCCGCCCCAAAAGCAAAAGCTGCCAAGGCACCAACGGCTAAAACATCGGCTCCTGCTAAAAAAGCAACTATGCCTGCTAAAAGAGGAGCTTAG
- a CDS encoding peptidylprolyl isomerase → MGKAIIKTVKGDMTVEFYENDAPKAVANFKKLAKEGFYDGVTFHRVIPNFMIQGGCPNSKDGASGMAGTGGPGYKIDCELDGDNQYHDRGVLSMAHAGRNTGGSQFFICHSRANTAHLDRNHTCFGKVVENVDLVDDIRQGDKILTVEVIEE, encoded by the coding sequence ATGGGTAAAGCAATTATAAAAACGGTAAAAGGCGATATGACCGTGGAGTTCTATGAAAATGATGCTCCTAAAGCTGTTGCTAACTTTAAAAAATTAGCTAAAGAAGGATTTTATGATGGTGTAACTTTTCACCGTGTAATCCCAAATTTTATGATTCAAGGCGGTTGCCCTAACTCTAAAGATGGCGCATCTGGCATGGCTGGTACTGGTGGGCCGGGTTATAAAATTGATTGTGAGTTAGATGGCGATAACCAATACCACGATAGAGGTGTGCTTTCTATGGCGCATGCAGGTAGAAATACTGGTGGTTCTCAGTTCTTTATTTGCCACAGCAGAGCAAACACAGCACATTTAGATCGTAACCACACTTGCTTTGGCAAAGTTGTAGAAAATGTGGACTTGGTTGATGACATTCGCCAAGGAGATAAAATTTTAACTGTAGAAGTAATTGAAGAATAG
- a CDS encoding asparagine synthetase B yields the protein MDEGQKNHLKAYGIAYWCIKQQTEVDWLLNYRGGSFLVKQAKAIEDELKIRGVAYEVLADAKVSAILNEISNPAVNMEMVKLEKAPKIAVYSPKSKLPWDDAVTLVLTYAEIPYDVIYDDEILKDKLTTYDWLHLHHEDFTGQYGRFWSSFRNTTWYQEDVKYQEAAAKRNGFNKVSQMKLAVAKRIKEFCAGGGFLFAMCSGTDSFDIALAAEGVDILESMFDGDGMDPNAQSRLDYNKAVAFGNFHLDMNPYNYEFSDIDVTQTRTGFNESNDYFTLFDFSAKWDLVPTMLTQNHEKVVKGFMGQTTAFRKSLVKPNITVLGENKAGAEVRYLHGEIGKGQFSFYGGHDPEDYQHQVNDPPTDLSLHPTSPGYRLILNNVLFPAAKKKPQKT from the coding sequence ATGGATGAAGGCCAGAAAAACCACTTGAAAGCTTACGGAATTGCCTATTGGTGCATCAAACAACAAACCGAAGTAGACTGGCTGCTCAACTACCGTGGCGGTAGTTTTTTGGTTAAACAGGCTAAAGCTATAGAAGATGAACTCAAAATTAGAGGCGTGGCTTACGAAGTACTTGCCGACGCAAAAGTAAGCGCCATTCTTAACGAAATTAGCAACCCAGCAGTAAATATGGAGATGGTAAAGCTAGAAAAAGCTCCAAAAATTGCTGTTTACTCGCCCAAAAGCAAGCTCCCTTGGGACGATGCCGTAACGCTAGTTTTAACCTATGCCGAAATACCCTACGATGTAATATATGATGACGAGATATTAAAAGATAAACTTACTACTTACGATTGGCTACACCTACACCACGAAGATTTTACAGGCCAATACGGTAGGTTTTGGTCTTCTTTCAGAAACACAACTTGGTATCAAGAAGATGTAAAGTACCAAGAAGCGGCAGCAAAACGCAATGGTTTTAATAAAGTTTCGCAGATGAAACTAGCCGTTGCCAAACGCATTAAAGAGTTTTGTGCTGGTGGCGGTTTCCTATTTGCCATGTGCTCTGGTACCGATAGTTTCGACATTGCTTTAGCTGCCGAAGGTGTAGATATTCTAGAAAGCATGTTCGATGGAGATGGTATGGATCCCAATGCACAATCGCGATTGGATTACAATAAAGCCGTGGCTTTTGGAAATTTCCATTTGGATATGAACCCTTACAACTACGAATTCTCGGATATCGATGTTACCCAAACCCGCACTGGCTTTAACGAAAGCAACGATTACTTCACACTGTTCGATTTTTCTGCTAAATGGGATTTGGTGCCAACTATGCTTACCCAAAATCACGAAAAAGTAGTGAAAGGATTTATGGGGCAAACAACGGCATTTCGTAAAAGCTTGGTAAAGCCAAACATTACCGTTCTTGGCGAAAACAAAGCTGGAGCCGAAGTGCGCTATTTACATGGCGAAATTGGCAAAGGTCAATTCAGTTTTTATGGCGGTCACGATCCAGAAGATTACCAACACCAAGTAAACGACCCGCCAACCGATTTGAGCTTACATCCAACTTCTCCAGGTTATCGTTTGATTTTGAACAACGTATTGTTTCCTGCTGCTAAAAAGAAGCCACAGAAAACGTAA
- a CDS encoding porin family protein, with protein sequence MKKIILLGSALLLSSSALFAQTTTTMSGSDARIGIKGGVNLSTVKYSGFDGASTLNDATKQNVGYNFTVFGDFGVGNNFFIQPGVSLQNKGTKFEGNFAGITGEQTINVMAIEVPVNAVVRIPTGQSGAFHLSAGPYAAFNVDGKRKTKITSGTNQGTTEESLKFGNNADDDVASMDFGANFGVGYRMNNGFLLGANYGLGLSNVLPKDNRSGDTKGANRVWGFSVGYSF encoded by the coding sequence ATGAAAAAGATCATATTATTAGGAAGCGCTCTTTTACTATCTAGCTCTGCATTATTTGCTCAAACAACTACAACGATGAGTGGCAGCGATGCCCGCATCGGAATTAAGGGTGGTGTTAATTTAAGTACTGTTAAGTATAGTGGTTTTGACGGAGCAAGTACATTAAATGACGCAACGAAACAAAACGTGGGTTACAATTTTACCGTATTTGGAGACTTCGGTGTTGGCAACAATTTTTTCATTCAACCTGGCGTATCTTTACAAAATAAAGGAACTAAGTTTGAAGGCAATTTTGCTGGTATAACTGGAGAGCAAACAATAAACGTGATGGCAATTGAAGTACCAGTAAATGCAGTGGTAAGAATTCCAACTGGCCAATCAGGAGCATTTCATTTAAGTGCAGGTCCGTATGCGGCATTTAATGTAGACGGAAAAAGAAAAACTAAAATTACTAGTGGCACCAACCAAGGTACTACCGAAGAAAGCTTAAAATTTGGGAATAATGCTGATGATGACGTAGCTAGCATGGATTTTGGTGCAAATTTTGGAGTGGGCTACCGCATGAATAATGGTTTCTTACTTGGAGCTAACTACGGATTAGGATTAAGCAATGTATTGCCAAAAGATAATAGAAGTGGCGATACAAAAGGAGCCAATAGAGTTTGGGGCTTTAGCGTAGGTTACTCATTCTAA
- a CDS encoding DUF4180 domain-containing protein, producing the protein MDILRIHKNIAEIVAEDLVISKVEDGIDLVGNVYYQGFDNLILYEKNIHSDFFDLSTTMAGEILQKFSNYRIGLAIVGDFDKYQSKSIKDFILESNKLGKINFVNSKEEAIKALLK; encoded by the coding sequence ATGGATATCTTACGAATACATAAAAATATTGCCGAAATCGTAGCTGAAGACTTAGTAATTAGCAAAGTTGAGGACGGCATAGATTTAGTAGGCAACGTTTATTACCAAGGCTTTGATAATTTGATTCTGTATGAAAAAAATATCCATTCAGATTTTTTTGATCTAAGCACAACAATGGCTGGAGAAATATTACAGAAATTTTCCAATTATCGTATCGGTTTGGCAATAGTAGGCGATTTCGATAAATATCAAAGCAAAAGCATCAAAGATTTCATTTTAGAAAGCAACAAACTAGGTAAAATCAATTTTGTAAATTCGAAAGAAGAAGCAATAAAAGCGTTGTTAAAATAA